The Thermotoga caldifontis AZM44c09 genomic interval AAGCCGTAGTCCACGAGATTCTTCTTTCGAGAGAACTCCCCGCGCCACATGGCCCTCAGTTGCGGTACCGCGATGTGTGATTCGTCTATGAAAACGATGAAATCTTTGTCAAAATAATCCAGGAGCGTGTAGGGTGGCTCACCCGGCCTACGTCCATCGAAGTGCCGCGAGTAGTTCTCTATGCCTGGACAGTGTCCTACGGACATCAGCAATTCTAAATCATGCATCGTTCTCTGCTGGAGCCTTTGCATCTCCAGAAGCTTTCCCTGCTTTTTCAGTTCTTCAAGCCTCTGCTGCAGTTCTTCTTTGATCGATTCGATGGCGCGCCTGAGTTTCTCCTCGGTGGTTATGAACTCCACAGCCGGGTAGATCGTGATCTTTTGATAATCCTCTATGGTTGTCCTGTTCAGCTTGTCGAAGGATTCTATCCTTTCCACCACGGAGCCGAAGAACTCGACGCGGATCGCCTCGTCCTGGTAAGTTGGGTATATCTCCAGCACGTCTCCCGCGAGCCTGAAACAACCTTTGAGAGTGATCTCGTTGCTCCTCGAGTAACCTATCCTCGCGAGTTTCTGTGCCACTTCGTACGGTTCGATCCTCTGACCAACGTGCAGCTGGATGTTCATCGTGTCGAAATCCGTGGGATCGCCTGAGGCGTAGATGCAGGAAACGCTCGCCACCACGACGACGTCCCTGCGCGTTCTCACGGATTTGAACGTGGACATCCTCATGCGCACAAGAACGTCGTTGATGTCTGCGTTCTTTTCTATGTAGAGGTCCTTCGAGGGCACGTACGCCTCCGGCTGGTAATAATCGTAGTAACTGATGAAATACTCGACTTTGTTCTTAGGAAAGAACGACTTGAACTCACCGTAAAGCTGCGCGGCAAGAGTCTTGTTCGGCGAGATGACCAGTGCCGGCCTGTTCAGGCGCGCGATCACGTTGGCCATCGTGAACGTCTTGCCGCTGCCAGTCACACCTATGAGCGTCTGGAACCTGTAACCTTTGAGGACGCCTTCCACGAGTTTTTCTATGGCCTGCGGTTGATCACCGGTGGGTTCGAAATCGCTAACCAGCTGGAACAAACTCTCAATTCCTCCCGATCGAGATCCTGTCATTCACCAGGTTGCAGGTAAATCAAGCTGTTGAGGAACTTGACCAGTTCTATGGCTTCCTTCGTCCCGGGCTCGCGTTTCAGCATTTCTTCACTGGTCAAAAGTGAACCGTAGTATTCTTTGTTGGCGTCGTTATCAACCTGAACGATCGATCCTTGCAGGGAAAGACCCGCGAAAAATCCTTTGCTCACAGAGTAAGAATACATCGATGCCTGGAGCTTGTAATCCGTTTCCGCAGAGAGAGACCTACCCATAGGACCTGCGGCGATGCTCACACTACCGCCGAGAGTTATGTTGCCTGAGACCAGATTCTTCACAGCCTGTTCGTTCATCAGCACGAGCACCAGTCCGACGTTCTGAATCCCCACCTGTGCG includes:
- the uvrB gene encoding excinuclease ABC subunit UvrB — encoded protein: MFQLVSDFEPTGDQPQAIEKLVEGVLKGYRFQTLIGVTGSGKTFTMANVIARLNRPALVISPNKTLAAQLYGEFKSFFPKNKVEYFISYYDYYQPEAYVPSKDLYIEKNADINDVLVRMRMSTFKSVRTRRDVVVVASVSCIYASGDPTDFDTMNIQLHVGQRIEPYEVAQKLARIGYSRSNEITLKGCFRLAGDVLEIYPTYQDEAIRVEFFGSVVERIESFDKLNRTTIEDYQKITIYPAVEFITTEEKLRRAIESIKEELQQRLEELKKQGKLLEMQRLQQRTMHDLELLMSVGHCPGIENYSRHFDGRRPGEPPYTLLDYFDKDFIVFIDESHIAVPQLRAMWRGEFSRKKNLVDYGFRLPSAYDNRPLTFEEFLKKVPQIIFVSATPGPFELQVSEQVVEQLIRPTGLVDPEVEVRPTKGQIDDLVFEIKKVVERGERALVTVLTKKTAERLSEYLTELGIRSLYIHSELDAIERIEVLKKLRRGDVDVVVGINLLREGLDLPEVSLVAILDSDKEGFLRSETTLIQIMGRVARNLNGKVLMYADRVTPAMQRAIEETNRRRQIQIEYNKKHNITPKPIIKPLQIEIFEKFMDEKPKLEYLDLVKDLSLEERIAVLEEEMYRAASELRYEDAAVLRDEIFRLREELRKNETHL
- a CDS encoding lipid-binding SYLF domain-containing protein: MKKVVILLVCVPLFIFAVSANERLSSALTILKELSNIPDSGAFVELLRQAEGIAIFPSLIKVGLVIGGQYGEGFMLKRNVDTGKWYGPVFLKLTGLSLGAQVGIQNVGLVLVLMNEQAVKNLVSGNITLGGSVSIAAGPMGRSLSAETDYKLQASMYSYSVSKGFFAGLSLQGSIVQVDNDANKEYYGSLLTSEEMLKREPGTKEAIELVKFLNSLIYLQPGE